Proteins from one Piscinibacter lacus genomic window:
- the holB gene encoding DNA polymerase III subunit delta' — MATASRSPARAARPAAARPEAAAAPTGAALGLPGGRLPAWLDAAFARAQGLGELPALLIHGPAGVGSYELAVALAAAALCETAPGPARPAGRACGHCPGCQTLRAGTHPDLLLLLPEALQGELGWGSGEEADAAPPAEDGGGKSSRKPSREIRVEALRRAVAFAQQTSSRGGAKVVLVHPAERMNAVAANTLLKTLEEPPPRFRFLLSSAAPQRLLPTVRSRCRSLRLGLPPADQAQAWLETQGQSPEAAGLLLAAAGGAPFEALGRAGQGLDATLWRELPAEVRAGRSARLAELPLPLLIDALLKLCHDRMCRVLGAAPRFFPADSLGPAGGSPQALRVLSDWARSLRREARQAEHPWHAALALEALLAEGRRALADAAAPPPLNSRS, encoded by the coding sequence ATGGCCACGGCATCGCGTTCCCCCGCCCGCGCCGCGCGCCCGGCGGCGGCCCGGCCCGAGGCCGCGGCGGCTCCGACCGGCGCGGCGCTGGGCCTGCCCGGTGGGCGCTTGCCGGCCTGGCTGGACGCGGCCTTCGCCCGGGCCCAGGGCCTGGGCGAGCTGCCAGCGCTGCTGATCCACGGCCCGGCCGGCGTCGGAAGTTATGAGCTGGCGGTGGCCCTGGCCGCCGCGGCGCTGTGCGAGACCGCGCCCGGCCCCGCCCGGCCCGCCGGCCGCGCCTGCGGCCATTGCCCCGGCTGCCAGACCCTGCGCGCCGGCACCCATCCCGACCTGCTGCTGCTGCTGCCCGAAGCCCTGCAGGGCGAGCTGGGCTGGGGCAGCGGCGAGGAGGCCGATGCCGCCCCGCCGGCCGAGGACGGCGGCGGCAAGTCCAGCCGCAAGCCCAGCCGCGAGATCCGCGTCGAGGCCCTGCGCCGCGCGGTCGCCTTCGCGCAGCAGACCAGCTCGCGCGGCGGGGCCAAGGTCGTGCTGGTGCATCCGGCCGAACGCATGAATGCGGTGGCGGCCAACACCCTGCTCAAGACGCTGGAGGAGCCACCGCCGCGCTTTCGCTTCCTGCTCAGCAGCGCGGCGCCGCAGCGACTGCTGCCCACCGTGCGCAGCCGCTGCCGCAGCCTGCGCCTTGGCCTGCCGCCCGCCGATCAGGCCCAGGCCTGGCTCGAAACCCAGGGCCAGTCGCCCGAGGCCGCCGGCCTGCTGCTGGCCGCCGCCGGCGGCGCGCCCTTCGAGGCCCTGGGCCGCGCCGGGCAGGGCCTGGATGCGACGCTCTGGCGCGAGCTGCCGGCGGAGGTGCGCGCCGGCCGCAGCGCCCGCCTGGCCGAGCTGCCGCTGCCGCTGCTGATCGATGCCCTGCTCAAGCTCTGCCACGACCGCATGTGCCGCGTGCTGGGCGCCGCCCCGCGCTTCTTCCCGGCCGACAGCCTGGGGCCGGCCGGCGGTTCGCCGCAGGCCCTGCGGGTGCTGAGCGACTGGGCCCGCAGCCTGCGCCGCGAAGCCCGCCAGGCCGAGCACCCCTGGCATGCCGCGCTGGCGCTGGAGGCCCTGCTGGCCGAGGGCCGCCGGGCCCTGGCCGATGCGGCGGCACCACCCCCCCTAAACTCGCGGTCATGA
- a CDS encoding PilZ domain-containing protein, with product MSGEPLQPPASDSELPSTLLSGLAPLPEALTLHGPLQAGAIQLVFRDKPALYAAYLPFLSEGGIFVPTGRALRLGERLTLMLTLPDEVHPRRLSGPVAWITPPRAPGGRTQGVGIAFPPDDEGRALRIRIEEILGTLIASSKPTQTL from the coding sequence ATGAGCGGCGAGCCCCTTCAGCCCCCGGCATCGGACAGCGAGCTGCCGAGCACCCTGCTGTCCGGCCTGGCCCCGCTGCCCGAGGCCCTGACCCTGCACGGCCCGCTGCAGGCCGGCGCGATCCAGCTCGTCTTCCGCGACAAGCCGGCGCTCTATGCGGCCTACCTGCCTTTCCTCAGCGAAGGCGGCATCTTCGTGCCGACCGGCCGGGCGTTGCGCCTGGGCGAGCGCCTGACGCTGATGCTGACCCTGCCCGACGAGGTCCACCCGCGCCGCCTCAGCGGCCCGGTGGCCTGGATCACGCCGCCGCGTGCGCCGGGCGGCCGCACCCAGGGCGTGGGCATCGCCTTCCCGCCCGACGACGAGGGGCGGGCGCTGCGCATCCGCATCGAGGAGATCCTCGGCACCCTGATCGCCTCGTCCAAGCCCACCCAGACGCTCTGA
- the lexA gene encoding transcriptional repressor LexA, translating to MDDLPKLTNRQQQVLALIRRAIETTGAPPTRAEIAAELGFRSANAAEEHLQALARKGVITLLGGTSRGIRLQSDTLRAIHAGRASVPDELLASRGGALRLPLVGRVAAGHPIMAQEHIEQILGVDPALFARRPDYLLKVRGQSMRDVGILDGDLLAVQRTQEARDGQIVVARLADEVTVKRLRRVAGGIELLPENPDFQPIRVGPESGDFAIEGLAVGLIRNTVLS from the coding sequence ATGGACGATCTTCCCAAGCTCACGAACCGGCAGCAGCAGGTGCTGGCGCTGATCCGCCGCGCCATCGAGACCACCGGGGCCCCGCCCACCCGCGCCGAGATCGCGGCCGAACTCGGCTTCCGCTCGGCCAATGCCGCCGAGGAGCATCTGCAGGCCCTGGCCCGCAAGGGCGTCATCACCTTGCTCGGCGGCACCTCGCGCGGCATTCGGCTTCAGTCTGACACATTGCGCGCCATCCACGCCGGCCGTGCCAGCGTGCCCGACGAGCTGCTGGCCAGCCGCGGCGGCGCGCTGCGCCTGCCGCTGGTCGGCCGGGTCGCGGCCGGTCATCCCATCATGGCGCAGGAGCACATCGAGCAGATCCTCGGCGTCGATCCCGCGCTCTTCGCCCGCCGGCCCGATTACCTGCTCAAGGTGCGCGGCCAGAGCATGCGCGACGTCGGCATCCTCGATGGCGACCTGCTCGCCGTGCAGCGCACGCAAGAGGCCCGCGACGGCCAGATCGTCGTCGCCCGGCTGGCCGACGAGGTCACCGTCAAGCGCTTGCGGCGCGTGGCCGGCGGCATCGAACTGCTGCCCGAGAACCCGGACTTCCAGCCCATCCGGGTCGGGCCGGAATCCGGGGATTTCGCCATCGAAGGCCTGGCCGTGGGCCTGATCCGCAACACCGTGCTGAGCTGA
- a CDS encoding NRDE family protein, translating into MCLIGLALDAHPRFPLLIAANRDEFRSRPTQALHWWTDRPPGAVPVLGGRDLQAGGGWMLLSPQGRLALLTNVRAPAWQRPEARSRGELPLGWLESRAEAEAWAAAHPPAAHNGHNLLLGVLDPAGRGAGRWHALQAGHGAFAPGLQALGPGVHGVSNAALDTPWPKLRRLKSALAEALAGLPRQAAEDLPPEATDDDAAETLARQLFTALADTHPADPGELPSTGVSPDWERWLSPCFIRTPDGRYGTLSSSVLLLERRAGGSRLLWIERSHAAEAGAPARERRITLPWPPGPAALPQVEEVPQGPVR; encoded by the coding sequence ATGTGCCTGATCGGCCTGGCGCTGGATGCGCACCCGCGCTTCCCGCTGCTCATCGCCGCCAACCGCGACGAGTTCCGCAGTCGCCCGACCCAGGCCCTGCACTGGTGGACCGATCGCCCACCGGGCGCGGTGCCGGTGCTGGGCGGGCGCGACCTTCAGGCGGGTGGCGGCTGGATGCTGCTCTCGCCGCAAGGCCGCCTGGCCCTGCTGACCAATGTCCGCGCGCCGGCCTGGCAGCGGCCCGAGGCCCGCAGCCGCGGCGAGCTGCCGCTGGGCTGGCTGGAAAGCCGTGCTGAAGCCGAGGCCTGGGCCGCCGCCCATCCGCCGGCGGCGCACAACGGCCACAACCTGCTGCTGGGCGTGCTCGATCCCGCCGGCCGCGGTGCCGGTCGCTGGCATGCGCTGCAAGCCGGCCACGGCGCCTTCGCGCCCGGCCTGCAAGCCCTGGGGCCGGGGGTGCATGGCGTGTCGAATGCCGCGCTGGACACGCCCTGGCCCAAGCTGCGAAGGCTGAAATCGGCCTTGGCCGAGGCCCTGGCGGGCCTGCCGCGGCAGGCGGCCGAGGACCTGCCGCCCGAGGCCACCGACGACGACGCGGCCGAGACCCTGGCCCGGCAGCTCTTCACCGCCCTGGCCGACACGCACCCGGCCGATCCTGGCGAACTGCCTTCGACCGGCGTGTCGCCGGACTGGGAACGCTGGCTCTCGCCCTGCTTCATCCGCACGCCGGACGGGCGCTACGGCACGCTCAGCTCCTCGGTGCTGCTGCTGGAGCGGCGGGCGGGCGGCAGCCGCCTGCTGTGGATCGAGCGCAGCCATGCGGCCGAGGCCGGTGCGCCGGCCCGCGAGCGGCGCATCACCCTGCCCTGGCCGCCCGGCCCGGCTGCGCTGCCGCAGGTGGAGGAGGTGCCGCAGGGCCCGGTCCGCTGA
- a CDS encoding ferritin-like domain-containing protein, which yields MPSHLPAPPPDELRQAARHAWAEPDPARKAALARALAAASAAGRLPLDPHRPLPAPAERPGQPERPRLVPPKQVPQRSLATPAGRAALLHAIAHIEFNAINLALDAAWRFPGLPPDYYRDWLRVAGEEALHFSLLVEHLADLGTAYGDFDAHDGLWRMTAATAHDPLARMALVPRTLEARGLDATPPLQAKLARAGDARAVAILDVILRDEIGHVAVGNRWYRHLCALQGLDPVAAYPELVARYKAPRLRGPFNFDARSAAGFSAEELDALAASDGPDPAAAAG from the coding sequence ATGCCGTCCCATCTCCCGGCCCCGCCGCCCGATGAGCTGCGCCAGGCGGCCCGCCACGCGTGGGCCGAACCCGACCCGGCCCGCAAGGCCGCCCTGGCCCGCGCGCTCGCCGCGGCGTCCGCCGCCGGCCGGCTGCCGCTCGACCCGCATCGGCCCCTGCCCGCCCCCGCCGAGCGTCCGGGCCAGCCCGAGCGGCCGCGCCTGGTGCCGCCCAAGCAGGTGCCGCAGCGCTCGCTCGCCACGCCGGCCGGCCGTGCGGCGCTGCTGCATGCCATTGCCCACATCGAATTCAATGCCATCAACCTGGCCCTGGACGCCGCCTGGCGCTTTCCGGGGCTGCCGCCGGACTACTACCGCGACTGGCTGCGGGTGGCCGGCGAGGAGGCCCTGCACTTCAGCCTGCTGGTCGAGCACCTGGCCGATCTGGGCACGGCCTACGGCGACTTCGATGCCCATGACGGGCTGTGGCGCATGACCGCCGCCACCGCCCACGACCCGCTCGCCCGCATGGCCCTGGTGCCGCGCACGCTGGAGGCCCGCGGCCTGGACGCGACCCCGCCGCTGCAAGCCAAGCTGGCCCGCGCCGGCGACGCCCGGGCGGTGGCCATCCTCGACGTGATCCTGCGCGACGAGATCGGCCATGTCGCCGTCGGCAACCGCTGGTACCGCCACCTCTGCGCGCTGCAGGGCCTGGACCCGGTGGCCGCCTACCCGGAGCTGGTCGCCCGCTACAAGGCCCCGCGGCTGCGCGGGCCCTTCAACTTCGATGCCCGCAGCGCCGCCGGCTTCAGCGCCGAGGAACTGGACGCCCTGGCCGCAAGCGACGGGCCCGACCCCGCCGCAGCGGCCGGCTGA
- a CDS encoding DUF4936 family protein, whose translation MSGAAPPGVERYLYYRVPDAAADTLRAILLAEQAALCAAHPGLEARLLERVDPAAGQRTWMEIYRRAGAGLDEALAAAIEARMAAHCAAAGVGGRHLEAFRALPPCA comes from the coding sequence ATGAGCGGCGCCGCCCCGCCGGGCGTCGAGCGCTACCTCTACTACCGCGTGCCGGACGCGGCCGCCGACACGCTGCGCGCCATCCTGCTGGCCGAGCAGGCGGCGCTCTGCGCTGCCCATCCGGGGCTGGAGGCAAGGCTGCTCGAACGGGTGGACCCGGCAGCCGGCCAGCGCACCTGGATGGAGATTTACCGCCGAGCCGGCGCCGGGCTGGACGAAGCCCTGGCCGCGGCCATCGAAGCGCGGATGGCTGCGCACTGCGCGGCGGCCGGCGTGGGCGGTCGGCACCTGGAGGCCTTCCGCGCGCTGCCGCCATGTGCCTGA
- a CDS encoding gamma carbonic anhydrase family protein produces MALYRFEGRAPQVHPEAYVAERAELIGAVTVGAGGSVWSGVVARGDNEPITIGAGSNVQEGVVLHTDLGHPLVIEDGVTIGHQAMLHGCRIGAGALVGIQAVVLNGAVIGPRCLVGAGALVTEGKVFEAGQLILGSPAKAVRPLTEAEQAGIARSAASYVDRGRRFREGLQRIDTPAAGDDGFKPA; encoded by the coding sequence ATGGCCTTGTACCGATTCGAGGGGCGGGCGCCCCAGGTTCACCCCGAGGCCTATGTGGCCGAGCGTGCCGAGCTGATCGGCGCGGTCACGGTCGGCGCGGGCGGCAGCGTCTGGTCGGGCGTGGTGGCGCGGGGCGACAACGAGCCCATCACCATCGGCGCGGGCAGCAATGTGCAGGAAGGCGTGGTGCTGCACACCGACCTCGGCCACCCCCTGGTGATCGAGGACGGCGTGACCATCGGCCACCAGGCCATGCTGCACGGCTGCCGCATCGGCGCCGGGGCGCTGGTCGGCATCCAGGCGGTGGTGCTGAACGGCGCGGTGATCGGGCCGCGCTGCCTCGTCGGCGCGGGCGCGCTGGTCACCGAAGGCAAGGTCTTCGAGGCCGGGCAGCTCATCCTCGGCTCGCCGGCCAAGGCCGTGCGGCCTTTGACCGAGGCCGAGCAGGCCGGCATCGCGCGTTCGGCCGCGTCCTATGTGGACCGGGGTCGCCGCTTCCGCGAAGGCCTGCAGCGCATCGACACGCCGGCGGCCGGCGACGACGGCTTCAAGCCCGCCTGA
- the tmk gene encoding dTMP kinase: MSQPAPTGLFLSFEGIDGAGKSSHIAGIAERFRAAGREVVTTREPGGTPLAESLRELVLHQAMDPLTEALLVFAARRDHLQQCIEPALARGAVVLSDRYTDATFAYQGGGRGFDLALLRTLEGWVQARADAPGRLRQPDLTLWFDLAPALAAERLAGARAPDRFEALDQAFFTRVREGYAARAAAEPQRFARIEANAPREAVAAQIARVLDARGL, from the coding sequence ATGAGCCAGCCTGCGCCGACCGGTCTCTTCCTCAGCTTTGAAGGCATCGACGGTGCCGGCAAGTCCAGCCACATCGCCGGCATCGCCGAGCGCTTCCGCGCCGCCGGCCGCGAGGTGGTGACGACGCGCGAACCGGGCGGCACGCCGCTGGCCGAATCGCTGCGCGAGCTGGTGTTGCACCAGGCCATGGACCCGCTGACCGAGGCCCTGCTCGTCTTTGCCGCGCGGCGCGACCACTTGCAGCAGTGCATCGAGCCGGCGCTGGCGCGCGGCGCCGTCGTGCTGTCGGACCGCTACACCGATGCCACCTTCGCCTACCAGGGCGGCGGCCGGGGTTTCGACCTGGCCCTGCTGCGCACGCTGGAGGGCTGGGTGCAGGCCCGTGCCGACGCGCCGGGCCGCCTGCGCCAGCCCGACCTGACGCTGTGGTTCGACCTGGCGCCCGCGCTCGCCGCCGAGCGCCTGGCCGGCGCCCGCGCGCCCGACCGCTTCGAGGCCCTGGACCAGGCCTTCTTCACCCGCGTGCGCGAGGGCTATGCCGCACGCGCAGCGGCCGAGCCGCAGCGCTTTGCCCGCATCGAGGCCAATGCGCCGCGCGAGGCCGTCGCCGCCCAGATCGCCCGCGTGCTCGACGCACGCGGCCTCTGA
- the mltG gene encoding endolytic transglycosylase MltG — translation MIPIRPLRPFLRRSPPAAARGRLRRTGFIVLLMLVLLPTLLAALAVQAWQHRALPLAADRVAVRIEPGRSPQQVARAWAEAGVELPARLLYEGFRWSGEAGRIRAGSYAIARGTTGAELLGKMVRGEEELAAVRIGEGWTVRQMRAALAAAEALRPDTAALDEAALMAALGAPGQPAEGRFFPDTYTYSRGSADLDVLRRAHRAMQQVLAEAWAARAPDLPLRSADEALILASIVEKETGQPADRGRVAGVFVNRLRIGMRLQTDPTVIYGLGPAFDGNLRRRDLETDTPWNTYTRAGLPPTPIALPGREALRAAVQPEATPALYFVARGDGSSEFSADLDAHNRAVRRFQLAPAASRPASPSSASSAPP, via the coding sequence ATGATCCCGATCCGGCCGCTGCGGCCCTTCCTGCGCCGCAGCCCCCCTGCGGCCGCCCGGGGCCGCTTGCGGCGCACCGGCTTCATCGTGCTGCTGATGCTGGTGCTGCTGCCCACCCTGCTGGCCGCGCTGGCAGTGCAGGCCTGGCAGCACCGCGCGCTGCCGCTGGCGGCCGATCGCGTTGCCGTGCGCATCGAGCCCGGCCGCAGCCCGCAGCAGGTCGCGCGGGCCTGGGCCGAAGCCGGCGTCGAGCTGCCGGCCCGCCTGCTGTACGAGGGCTTCCGCTGGTCGGGCGAGGCCGGCCGCATCCGCGCCGGCAGCTATGCCATCGCGCGCGGCACCACCGGCGCCGAGCTGCTCGGCAAGATGGTGCGCGGCGAGGAGGAACTGGCCGCCGTCCGCATCGGCGAAGGCTGGACGGTGCGCCAGATGCGCGCCGCCCTGGCCGCCGCCGAGGCCCTGCGGCCCGACACCGCCGCCCTTGACGAGGCCGCGCTGATGGCCGCGCTCGGCGCGCCCGGCCAGCCGGCCGAGGGCCGCTTCTTCCCCGACACCTACACCTACAGCCGCGGCAGCGCCGACCTGGACGTGCTGCGCCGCGCCCATCGCGCCATGCAGCAGGTGCTGGCCGAGGCCTGGGCCGCCCGCGCGCCCGACCTGCCGCTGCGCAGCGCCGACGAGGCCCTGATCCTCGCCTCCATCGTCGAGAAGGAGACCGGCCAGCCCGCCGACCGCGGCCGCGTGGCCGGCGTCTTCGTCAACCGCCTGCGCATCGGCATGCGGCTGCAGACCGACCCGACGGTGATCTACGGCCTCGGCCCGGCCTTCGACGGCAACCTGCGCCGCCGCGACCTGGAAACCGACACGCCCTGGAACACCTACACCCGGGCCGGCCTGCCGCCCACGCCGATCGCGCTGCCCGGCCGCGAGGCCCTGCGCGCCGCCGTGCAGCCCGAGGCCACGCCCGCGCTCTACTTCGTCGCCCGCGGCGATGGCAGCAGCGAATTCAGCGCCGACCTCGACGCGCACAATCGCGCGGTCCGGCGCTTCCAGCTTGCGCCGGCCGCGTCGCGACCGGCTTCGCCTTCCTCCGCATCCTCCGCCCCCCCATGA
- a CDS encoding TatD family hydrolase, translated as MYIDSHCHLNFPGLRERLPEVLDAMRAARVEQAICICTTLEEADAVQALAAQHPQLFATVGVHPDNEGVREPDLDTLLALAARPKIVAIGETGLDYYRLEGRSVADMAWQRERFRVHLRAARATGLPVVVHTRSASEDTLALLREEAAAPGAHPLRGVFHCFTESQAVAEAALKLGFYISLSGILTFKNARELREVAAALPLERLLIETDSPYLAPVPYRGKTNEPAYVPHVAAQIAQLKGLSVEAVAEASRDNTRALFGLPEAVAA; from the coding sequence ATGTACATCGATTCCCACTGCCACCTGAACTTCCCCGGCCTGCGCGAGCGCCTGCCCGAGGTGCTGGACGCCATGCGCGCCGCCCGCGTCGAGCAGGCCATCTGCATCTGCACCACGCTGGAAGAGGCCGATGCGGTGCAGGCCCTGGCCGCACAGCATCCGCAACTGTTCGCGACCGTCGGCGTGCATCCGGACAACGAGGGCGTGCGCGAGCCCGACCTCGACACCCTGCTGGCTCTGGCCGCGCGGCCGAAGATCGTCGCCATCGGCGAGACCGGCCTGGACTACTACCGCCTCGAAGGCCGCAGCGTGGCCGACATGGCTTGGCAGCGCGAGCGTTTTCGCGTGCACCTGCGCGCCGCGCGCGCCACCGGCCTGCCGGTGGTCGTGCACACCCGCAGCGCCTCGGAGGACACGCTGGCCCTGCTGCGCGAGGAGGCTGCCGCGCCCGGCGCGCATCCGCTGCGCGGCGTCTTCCACTGCTTCACCGAAAGCCAGGCCGTGGCCGAGGCCGCGCTGAAGCTGGGCTTCTACATCAGCTTGTCCGGCATCCTGACCTTCAAGAATGCCCGGGAGCTGCGCGAGGTGGCCGCCGCGCTGCCGCTGGAGCGCCTGCTGATCGAGACCGACAGCCCCTACCTCGCCCCCGTGCCCTACCGTGGCAAGACCAACGAGCCGGCCTATGTGCCGCATGTGGCCGCGCAGATCGCCCAGCTCAAGGGCCTGTCGGTCGAGGCCGTGGCCGAGGCCAGCCGGGACAACACCCGCGCGCTCTTCGGCCTGCCGGAGGCGGTGGCGGCCTGA
- a CDS encoding Hsp33 family molecular chaperone HslO, producing MSELHKFIFEGLPVRGMLVRLTEGWQALQAVRASAGGWPAPLTGLVGELAAAGVLMQANLKFNGALVVQIHGDGPVKLAVVEVQPELKFRATATLNGELPPDAGLPAMVNARGKGRCAITLDPADRLPGQQPYQGVVPLHGDRGEPLHRLSEVLEHYMLQSEQLDTKLILAANGELAAGLLIQRLPVQGEGNLERAAREDEIGLSEAYTRIAHLASTLTPEELLTLDAETVLRRLFWEEDLRRFEPLVGEQAPRFACRCSRERVGAMLRSLGREEMDDLIAERGEAEVGCEFCGAAYRFDAVDVGELFVPVRDQPPVSGRPQ from the coding sequence ATGAGCGAACTGCACAAATTCATCTTCGAGGGCCTGCCGGTGCGCGGCATGCTGGTGCGCCTGACCGAGGGCTGGCAGGCTCTGCAGGCCGTGCGCGCCTCGGCCGGTGGCTGGCCGGCGCCGCTGACCGGCCTGGTCGGCGAGCTGGCCGCAGCCGGCGTGCTGATGCAGGCCAACCTGAAGTTCAACGGCGCGCTGGTCGTGCAGATCCATGGCGACGGGCCGGTCAAGCTGGCCGTGGTCGAGGTGCAGCCCGAGCTGAAATTCCGCGCCACCGCCACCCTGAACGGCGAGCTGCCGCCCGACGCCGGCTTGCCGGCCATGGTCAATGCCCGGGGCAAGGGCCGCTGCGCGATCACCCTGGACCCGGCCGACCGACTGCCCGGCCAGCAGCCCTACCAGGGCGTGGTGCCGCTGCACGGCGACCGCGGCGAGCCGCTGCACCGGCTCAGCGAGGTGCTGGAGCACTACATGCTCCAGTCCGAGCAGCTCGACACCAAGCTGATCCTGGCCGCCAACGGCGAGCTGGCCGCGGGCCTGCTGATCCAGCGCCTGCCGGTGCAAGGCGAGGGCAATCTGGAGCGCGCGGCCCGCGAGGACGAGATCGGCCTGAGCGAGGCCTACACCCGCATCGCCCACCTGGCCTCGACGCTGACGCCCGAGGAACTGCTGACCCTGGACGCCGAGACCGTGCTGCGCCGCCTGTTCTGGGAGGAAGACCTGCGCCGCTTCGAGCCCCTGGTCGGCGAGCAGGCGCCGCGCTTTGCCTGCCGCTGCTCGCGCGAGCGGGTTGGCGCCATGCTGCGCAGCCTGGGCCGCGAGGAAATGGACGATCTCATCGCCGAGCGCGGCGAGGCCGAGGTGGGCTGCGAGTTCTGCGGCGCGGCCTACCGCTTCGACGCGGTCGACGTGGGCGAGCTTTTCGTGCCGGTGCGCGACCAGCCGCCGGTCAGCGGCCGGCCCCAGTGA
- a CDS encoding YgfZ/GcvT domain-containing protein gives MNLQAPAAAVQPDGVLRLPRTAVIVAEGADAASFLHGQLSNDVARLGASEARLAAYCSAKGRMLASLLVCRPGPDTLWLVLEATLLPATLKRLSMFVLRAKAKLRDGSGELTVLGLAGPTAARALADAGLGETAAADQPARAWASAAVDDDGARLLRLPSARSAPLAADCPRALWIGPTARAEAWLAAHPALAADTWDWLEVASGVVPVQAATVEAFVPQMLNYERVGGVDFRKGCYPGQEVVARSQYRGTLKRRGQRMDADAPMAVGAEIFAADDPGQPAGVVAAAAPRPDGAGWSALVEVKLAALDGPGLHLGAADGPALRLLPLPYPLPAEAE, from the coding sequence ATGAACCTGCAAGCCCCTGCTGCTGCCGTCCAGCCTGACGGCGTGTTGCGCCTGCCCCGCACCGCGGTGATCGTCGCCGAGGGCGCCGACGCCGCGAGCTTCCTGCACGGCCAGCTCAGCAACGATGTGGCCCGGCTCGGCGCCAGCGAGGCCCGGCTGGCCGCCTACTGCTCGGCCAAGGGCCGGATGCTGGCCAGCCTGCTCGTCTGCCGCCCGGGTCCCGACACCCTCTGGCTGGTGCTGGAAGCCACCCTGCTGCCGGCCACGCTCAAGCGCCTGTCGATGTTCGTGCTGCGCGCCAAGGCCAAGCTGCGTGACGGCAGCGGCGAGCTGACCGTGCTGGGCCTTGCCGGGCCGACGGCCGCCCGGGCGCTGGCCGACGCCGGCCTGGGCGAGACGGCCGCGGCCGACCAACCTGCCCGCGCCTGGGCCAGCGCCGCGGTCGACGACGACGGCGCCCGGCTGCTGCGCCTGCCCTCGGCCCGCTCGGCGCCGCTGGCGGCCGACTGCCCGCGCGCGCTGTGGATCGGCCCGACCGCGCGCGCCGAGGCCTGGCTGGCCGCCCATCCCGCCCTGGCCGCCGACACCTGGGACTGGCTGGAAGTCGCCAGCGGCGTGGTGCCGGTGCAGGCGGCGACGGTCGAAGCCTTCGTGCCGCAGATGCTGAACTACGAGCGGGTCGGCGGCGTCGATTTCCGCAAGGGCTGCTACCCGGGCCAGGAAGTGGTGGCCCGCAGCCAGTACCGCGGCACGCTCAAGCGGCGCGGCCAGCGCATGGATGCCGATGCGCCGATGGCGGTGGGCGCCGAGATCTTCGCGGCCGACGACCCCGGCCAGCCCGCCGGTGTGGTGGCTGCGGCGGCGCCGCGGCCCGACGGCGCGGGCTGGAGCGCGCTGGTCGAGGTGAAGCTCGCCGCGCTCGACGGCCCGGGCCTGCACCTGGGCGCGGCCGACGGCCCGGCGCTGCGCCTGCTGCCCCTGCCCTACCCTTTGCCGGCCGAGGCCGAATGA
- a CDS encoding asparaginase — protein MDLPSPAASSPPADARVVVLGTGGTIAGLAARPDEHLVYRAARQGVDVLLAALPELEGLALEHEQVAQVDSKDMGAAIWQPLLARCAAHLARPEVSGLVLTHGTDTLEESAWLLHRVLAPRKPLLLTAAMRPASARGADGPGHLLDALRLAADPAAPPGVAVVFGGELMAPRGLRKQHPQRLLAFAPGPRGRLGDLYGGRLRHPVPLLGPPPADELALGLDAACLPPAPWPRVEVLASHADADGELVDALCAHRPAGGRPLAGLIVAGTGNGTLHQGLAAALARARAQGCVVWRTTRLPEGEVIDPEAADAGCEPLADLARPVAPDAPLPCIALSPWQARVELVLRLLAQQAARRPG, from the coding sequence ATGGACTTGCCAAGCCCCGCCGCCTCAAGCCCCCCCGCAGATGCACGGGTCGTCGTGCTGGGCACGGGCGGCACCATCGCCGGCCTGGCGGCCCGGCCGGACGAGCATCTGGTCTATCGCGCGGCCCGGCAGGGCGTCGATGTGCTGCTCGCCGCGCTGCCCGAGCTTGAGGGCCTGGCCCTGGAGCATGAGCAGGTCGCGCAGGTCGACAGCAAGGACATGGGGGCTGCCATCTGGCAGCCGCTGCTGGCCCGATGTGCGGCCCATCTGGCGCGCCCCGAAGTCAGCGGCCTGGTGCTGACCCACGGCACCGACACGCTGGAGGAAAGCGCCTGGCTGCTGCACCGCGTGCTGGCGCCGCGCAAGCCGCTGCTGCTGACCGCCGCGATGCGGCCGGCCAGCGCACGCGGCGCCGACGGCCCCGGGCATTTGCTCGATGCCCTGCGGCTGGCGGCCGATCCGGCCGCGCCGCCCGGCGTGGCCGTGGTCTTCGGCGGCGAGCTGATGGCGCCGCGCGGCCTGCGCAAGCAGCATCCCCAGCGCCTGCTGGCCTTTGCGCCCGGCCCGCGCGGCCGCCTGGGCGATCTTTACGGCGGCCGCCTGCGCCACCCCGTGCCCCTGCTCGGCCCGCCGCCGGCCGACGAGCTTGCGCTGGGCCTGGACGCGGCTTGCCTGCCGCCCGCACCCTGGCCGCGGGTCGAGGTGCTGGCCAGCCATGCCGATGCCGATGGCGAGCTGGTCGATGCGCTCTGCGCCCACCGCCCGGCCGGGGGCCGGCCGCTGGCGGGCCTGATCGTCGCCGGCACCGGCAACGGTACCCTGCATCAGGGCCTGGCTGCCGCGCTGGCCCGGGCGCGGGCCCAGGGCTGCGTGGTCTGGCGCACGACCCGGCTGCCCGAGGGCGAGGTGATCGACCCGGAAGCGGCCGATGCCGGCTGCGAGCCGCTGGCCGATTTGGCCCGGCCCGTGGCGCCGGACGCGCCGCTGCCCTGCATTGCGCTCTCGCCCTGGCAGGCGCGGGTCGAGCTGGTGCTGCGCTTGCTGGCGCAGCAGGCCGCGCGGCGGCCGGGCTGA